The DNA region CGCAAACGAGAAGTTTTATTTCTATATAATATAGCACATGCACCTTTTACAGGTCAGGGGGAATTAATGGTCTGGAAGGTAGGCCTATAGAGGCAATGTTTGGTTTAATCATTTTAAGCAGAAGGGGACTTTAAAGAATTCAGTCAAACTTAGTGCGTTACATCTTGAATCACTGGACAAAGATTCGAGTTCATGCATTATCAAACTTGGATGGTCAAAACTTCTTGCCTCTATCAGTTAATGCAATGTGCTATTGAATTCCGGACTATAAACCGCTGAGAATTGCATGGACTGTATGAAATGACTGATGGGTGGCCGCAATTGGAATGGTGAGGGGCCCATGATAATATTCATCGGTCAAATCGGTCGATTTGTCTTCGGGCCTCGCATGACTTACCAATGAATGGTCAAAGTGTTTGAATTTACGGGCCTACTCTATAGGTTACTCATCGACATTGCAAGTAACACTATAATTAAAGGGCCCTTAATCTATGGAGACCGTCATGTCAAGGGGCCTACTGTATACAAGTAAAGTATACATCCGTGCTGAATGAGGCATTTCTGGTGTCGTATAAGGTCAAACCATGAGGCGTGAAAGTAGGTAATTATTACACTTTTGTATAGGGCAAATAGCCTTAAATGATTTTCTATTTATAAAATCAAGAGAAAAGATTCACTCGCTTGTTCCTTTTGTAATAAATCGCCTAAAACTCTTTTTTTACGCCTGTTCATTTTATGCCTTCTTTACTCCCAATATGGAAAAAgatattatatatcattaatcacaaggaaaagaaagattACAATTTAGAAAATGTATGGTTTACATGAagattcttttatttcatttatttttttatccttaaagtatttcatatttcaatattttcataatttcagaaTAAAACCCTTATGTTGGACTTTTTTATGGCTTGcttaaaaataataaagaaatataataaaTAGTTTCCAAAAAGAAAGGTAAACTTGAAACTCATTTTTCACAAATGGAGGTttgaaatttaaattgaaaCTGCATACTTAACCTACAGGGTATGTTGTCACATTATTTTGACATAatgatgtaatattttgtgaacTCATTTTCCAAtgctgcatcttttttttttatgcctccgccacgaagtatcgccggaggcattatgtcttcgggttgtccgtccgtccgtccgtccgtccgtccgtaatcaattttgtggacagcgtatatCTAAAAAAATGTTAGAGGTATCtcaatgaaacttggcatgtatatgtatgagtgggcgaaattgtgcctatcaacttttggacgcacatgctcaaggtcaaaggtcaaaaggtcaaggtcaaatgctcaaaatttcactatttcccctatatctataATGCAATGCCtagaggtattttcttgaaacttggtgtatacatgaactaccaaataaagattccccagagagagctttgggtcataaggtcaaaggtcaagttaaaatgttaaaatttcactttttttctccatatctcacaaatatttcaaggtatcttcatggaacttagtatcatatgcatgtactgactgacagtgatcatgtagggaatttaggggtcatgggtcaaaggtcatgggttaaatgtcaaggtcaactcatcaaaatgtcattatttctctcttatctatgtaatgcctgcaggattttttgttgaaacttatatgcatgtattacccaatacagattctcttggaagtttcttgccaaaatgtcaatggtcaaaaggtcaagtgaaagtgctaaatttcacttcttctttgaacttataaaagggtcaaaagttgggtaaaaatcctcaaatccccaaatacctgcactcttagacagtatagccattcatccaaatagacctagttcaaggaaagtgaacactcaatgcatttgtgacaaacctgtcattttaatgttttgccagttacgtgaaactgtcatcacatattgtcaagacattgtactatagacctattcggagaaacatgcattatggcggaggcataccagtcgccatagcgacatttctagtttcttttatGTTGTGATTCTGTAATTCACGTGATTTCTATTCTTTGCTGTAAAtgccatttattttgtttttaaccaaTAAACACTATTGGTAAAAATACATATGGCAACCGATCCTTCACATCGTGAGCTCCCACTCTTTGGAATTCATTACCTCTTTTAATCAGaagcatatcttcctttgactTTTTCAAGAAGGCActgaaaacttatctgttcaaGAATATTGAtgattgtacatgttattttatGATCACcagtacattttgtataattaCATGTTATGTCAAGCGCATAGAGaattttgttaattattatGCGCTTTATAGATGTGAAttactattgtcattattattactaactTATATAAAAAGGTTATTTTTACCTTTATTGTCACTCGGTAAGCCAAAATTAATTTCATCACATCAATTTATGAGCAAatgtcaatttcaaattagtgaaattcttccgtcgagatgttttcattgcaactgatcgacaaattgcccaacatcgacgtaaatcgaatcctgctcgagtatgtacgcccatgattttttatcatggctactacaaacactgatcaattcagtgcttatttacgtcaaatGTCAATTTATCTTCATGTTACCTGGTCAGCTAAGTTGTATTGACCGCACTATCGCAATGTTTTGCaaagatttgtcatacaatattatatattatcaAAGCTGGTGCTCAAAGTAATTCTATCAAACATTTTGTACGAACTTGGGAACCAATCTTTCAAAGCCAATTAACATTGGCGAAAAGGTTTTGCTTAACATTCATTTTAGTGCACAATATATAAAATTATTTCGTTACTTTAGTTACGTCATTATGCGGAGTAGGCCCTACGACAAAATATAtttggttttcatttttgtgttaattatttactatttttacgCCATGTTATGTAATGTCAGTTGCTTTTGCAGTCTTAGTTGCTACGATGTGTATTATTAGGATTTATATTATAAACCAGgaccccgtttcataaaagatgttaggatgtcaactcttgctggaatgacaacttcccatagcaacagccaatcaggaagctgcattcttgtcgttaccatgacaattgacattccagcaagagttgttgtcatatcaactttttatgaaacggggcccaggtttTGCTTTTCGCATACTCTATTCTAAGGTGCATTATGAAAACGATGGCGAATGTCTAAATCACAGGTCAATTAATTCGATTTCAtaaattttatttaatttcatgtaTGCATGACGGCTGAGGAAACATTCGTTACTTATAAGCTTATAGTCCTATACGGAAGGATTAGGCAATGAGAATAAAGTTTTTGTCTTTGTGGCACAATCGCTATAGCCAGGGGACTAGAATCACGAACCTTGTGATTGATAATCCACGGTCTAATCCAGCTAAGTCACCCCTTCCTCTTAACTTGTTGTAGAGTAGTCCTACACTTTGGGTGCCACTGGCAAACGGACAAGTGGATTTGTGGCATTCTGCCCGGGGTGAAAACTACAGTGGAGGGCGTATAGGATGGGATTCTGTGTCATGGAGGACGTCACCTCACGATCCACAAACGTGTCTATAGGAGAAGACTAGATATATAGGTGAATTTAGGCTTCTATTTAGACGACACATCCTGTGGCCATCACTCAACGCACATGGGCGCTGTATCACGGAAGGAAGGAGTTATAAGTTATAAGAGGAGAACTTTCCGTATAGACCGTTCTATCTCTTCTCACCTCCCTTTAACTCTCCTCACCCCTCTTCTCTCACCAGTAAAGTCTATATTCTACCTTCCTTTTTTCCGTCCTATCTCCTGTTCGTATAGTCTCGCATCCAGCCGTCTCTCTTACATACAACTATACCGATGGCCTATTCATACATATCTTTGCAATTCATCCCAGTAATATATTTGCTAAAGAGAGAAATTTATACGGTTGTGCCTCAAATTTCTGCATTACACACGATGATAAATCCTCTGTAATCCCGTTTCCTTCTATACTCCTTCTATACCTTCCCATAAAAGCGCAGCTGCGGTGAACAGGCTCTGAATTTCGCATGGCAAGGTGGTACTCACGCCATCTTACGGCAAGAAAATGCAAAGATGTATTATTTACCATCATTCTTCAATTTCTTACGCACTTTATCTCTGAATGGCGTCGTTTCTCAATTATGATCTTTCTTTTCTTGGACAGTAAGCCCCCTTCGAAGAATAAAAGTAAAACGCGCAGTGGTCGCCATACAAAGttttattaattaatttttttttcacgaacgCACCACACATCGCATATTCTTGAACAGATaactgaatttaaaaaaaaaagacgaacaATTTACAAGCACAATGACGATATTATCAAAATcggaaagaaaatgatattatgGAAGTTGATatagaatatgcaaatgagtaacCGGATTATGATTAGCTCACAATATTCGATTGATCGTGCGTAAACAATATATTGACGAAAATTCAATTCTTCTGCTATGAAGGTGTAAACATCAAATATTATTCATagctgaataatttcaaaaataacGAATCAGTCAGACATACTATTATTTTCGACTGATTTCGACCAATTTTgtgacagaaaaataaagaacgaaatttcaagattttctgTATAAACTTTTTTGGCAATATTGTGAGACGATGATAATTATCATctcacttatttgcatattcacattGACTCCTgatcaagaactgttttgtatAAACTAGAGACACTTTGCAATACAAGTTCCTGAGACCAACTTTTAAATGGTCTGGATTAGCCCTTTAACTTCTGCGCCTTTTGTTGTTTTGCACGTGTCAGCCTACGATGATCATTCGTTGACACCTTTATATCCCTtattctctttccctctctttctttctctcccccccccctctctctctctctctgctacAGAGAAGTGACAGTAAATATATTTTATACACTCTGCTTCAAACTGACGGACAAAACAGTGCTGCGCATGCActttataattatcattttctgAATTGAAGTTATATATAGATAATCAATATATTAGCTACTCGTATCAAACTGCCGATGGTATCAATAGCTTATAGGTCTTATGGTGGCAGAGTTGTCCTAGTCTGtgttttctgtgtgtatgtgttttcgTTCTACAGTGTATCAATCTATTGTTTTGTCTGTTGCTGCTGTCATACCAAGACTTGTTTCATCTAGGTATTGATATTGATGCCTCGTTTGCACCCGACGTTGCAATCAGCCAGTCATCTGCGTGGTCACTTAAGCGATAATCAAAACGGAAAACAAACAAgagcaaacaaacgaacaaacgcacacatacacgaccagacacacatacacgacAACAAGATTAATTGCTTCTACTCTTACTAATTGCAGATGCTGTTGATATAGCACACGTAAATTAGTGTTTGATTTCATCTCGAATTCCATCCTCTTAAACTAAATATGATaaacgatgataataattataaacgTAACAAAGCATTCAAATGACCTGATATGAattattcttttcatttatttgaatttcacattgttttttctcataaaaTTATTATCAACTTATCAAGCATTGCAGCTCAACGCTATATCATATGAAGATGAATAATGATTTCAATATAGAAAGCACTACTATTTGTTACTTCAATTTTCCAATGGAGAATGAAGTAGTTGTCAGGTATGAGGAAGTTTTCTCCCGTTATTTTTCATACCGTTTCgattgttaccatggttactctGCTGCTGTTGGTACTCTGGTCTGTTCAAGTCATCGTCACTTTTCTGTGTTCTCCTCGACCCTCCCCTATTGTCTCTTCTCTCTTTcgctttcttccttttcttcttcaacCGTTGCttcttttctctcattttaaGCTTCATCTCCTTCATCATTCGCTTCTTTTCTCTCCGCCGAATGCTCTGGAAAATGGCCTTGGCTGTTGGTCTCTCGTCCTCGTATTCGTCCGAGTTGTCGCTGGATGCACTCCCCGAGGCTCCGCTCATATCGTTCCGTCCGCTGTCCATCGAACTACTCTGATTTCTGAGACCAGGTATCTTTGGTTCGAGGGCTGGTAGCAGGAGACCATCCCTTCCTCTCGAAGTGGACTGGGATCTCAGCTCCCGTTCATCCTCCTTGGGGTGCTTCCTGGTCTCTCTGTTGCCCCAAGCAACCAACGATGTCATCTGACTCTGTCCTGTGgttgcagcagcagcagcagttcTCCTCCGATGTTGGGCAGCCGCAGCGTCAGCCCCAAGCCCGTGGTGAGGTGGCTTGGATTTCCTGGATGATGTTGAGGGATAAGGTTCTGAGGAATAACAGTAGCCAGAGGTGGCGTTGCTTGACACCTCTGGTGGCAAACCCGTGGTTCCGGGCAAAGTGGGCAAGTGTGCACTCTGACAACCCGATGGTGAAGATTGATGTAACACAAGTCTGTCTGCATGCAGTCAATAAAAATGATGAGGTTCATTTGTTATCGATGTTCTCTTTTGAAAATAAGCACTCCTTAATGAAATATCCTAACAGGACAAGACAAGGGATCACTGTAAACAGTGACAAGGATTGTCGGAAGATAATATCAAAAGATGACAAAAGATTGGTACTTCGAAAGATTGACTTAAGTGTGTCTATATCTAGTTGTGTGAcaggcatacatgtatataaaaacaATTCTGACGCATAATCAATCGAGCATGAAGAATTTATGATAAAtctattgaaatgaaatttaatagAGTAAATGATTTACCAAGTCGTATGGTATTCGTGACTTGACTACTGGGGAATTCTAGACGATTATCTAAATCAATCTATAATTTATAACAAACTGCATGTCATGTCATTAATATTTAGCACTATAATCTAGTAAGAGGGTCTATATAGAACGCATCGATTTCAGAGAGCTCACCAGCATTTCTCCTGCCGATGCCCCGTACCCAGTTCCCATCGACTCCTCTCCACGGGTTGGGCCGTGCATCATTGATACAGAGCATGGGTGGATAAGGTGTGTCGGGGTGGCGCGGGGGCGGGTCGCAAGAAACTTGTGGCGGTCCTCTGGCCTTATCTCTCGTTCCTCTTCTTTCAAGACCATGAAGGGCACCAAATTTGTCGTTCCTGTTGGCCATGTTAGATAAAATAAACCTCGTGTCTATGAATTCATTCTTCAGATAAAGCTATTTCTCGAAGGACGATTAAAAAAGAGATTAAGTTGGCGTTTCTGTGATACATTTTGCCTATACTGTTGCCTGTACAAATTGGATAGCGCTCGTTACTAAGATGAGGATCCTTTGAAGTGTAACTGCTGAGTAGTAGCGCTGACTGTCGTGAAGCGTATACTCGTAC from Diadema setosum chromosome 1, eeDiaSeto1, whole genome shotgun sequence includes:
- the LOC140246494 gene encoding uncharacterized protein, which codes for MANRNDKFGALHGLERRGTRDKARGPPQVSCDPPPRHPDTPYPPMLCINDARPNPWRGVDGNWVRGIGRRNADRLVLHQSSPSGCQSAHLPTLPGTTGLPPEVSSNATSGYCYSSEPYPSTSSRKSKPPHHGLGADAAAAQHRRRTAAAAATTGQSQMTSLVAWGNRETRKHPKEDERELRSQSTSRGRDGLLLPALEPKIPGLRNQSSSMDSGRNDMSGASGSASSDNSDEYEDERPTAKAIFQSIRRREKKRMMKEMKLKMREKKQRLKKKRKKAKERRDNRGGSRRTQKSDDDLNRPEYQQQQSNHGNNRNGMKNNGRKLPHT